Proteins encoded in a region of the Rutidosis leptorrhynchoides isolate AG116_Rl617_1_P2 chromosome 9, CSIRO_AGI_Rlap_v1, whole genome shotgun sequence genome:
- the LOC139869095 gene encoding uncharacterized protein, with protein sequence MGREALCEFGTIVSTVHGMVKFPTPLGVATVFSDRLPIVGQVESSQQPAAPIEKGGNVVINHSFLKKVIQIGSTLSNETKSALCELLANNADVFAWQESDMTGVSCTVAGHCLNANPSLTPVRQKKRGMAPKRSIFLKNEVEKLVQADKLREVKYQTRVANPVLVKKANELWRMCVDFKDINKACPKDNYPLPEID encoded by the coding sequence ATGGGACGGGAAGCACTTTGTGAGTTTGGTACGATTGTATCCACTGTACATGGAATGGTGAAATTCCCAACACCCCTAGGTGTTGCCACTGTTTTTTCAGACCGGTTACCGATTGTAGGTCAAGTTGAGTCATCACAGCAACCGGCGGCGCCCATCGAAAAGGGAGGAAACGTTGTTATCAATCACTCTTTTCTGAAAAAAGTTATACAGATTGGGAGCACATTATCCAACGAGACGAAAAGCGCATTATGCGAACTTTTAGCAAACAACGCTGACGTGTTCGCGTGGCAAGAATCAGACATGACAGGGGTGTCGTGTACTGTCGCGGGACACTGTCTAAATGCCAACCCCAGCCTGACCCCGGTGAGGCAGAAGAAACGAGGTATGGCCCCGAAACGTAGCATTTTTCTCAAAAACGAGGTGGAGAAACTGGTACAAGCTGACAAACTAAGGGAAGTCAAGTACCAGACGCGGGTTGCTAATCCGGTACTGGTCAAAAAGGCGAACGAGTTGTGGAGAATGTGTGTAGATTTCAAAGATATCAACAAAGCTTGTCCCAAGGACAATTATCCATTGCCAGAAATTGACTag